A genomic window from Sphingobacterium sp. BN32 includes:
- a CDS encoding VapE domain-containing protein — MRVIDALEKSYTFRKNIVKNTLEYSAKEQLQFQEVNEHDLVIDLHHKGISASANDVITFLLSSRIQSYDPLLAYFLKCHEKYKQRKVDGNYIQDFLDYIITEDRYRFIVQVTKWFVRTVKCAIDNRYFNKQAIVLVSSGVQNLGKSTLTRFLLPDELASYYIENPKLTKDGEIAMSSNFLCLLDDLGNMQKSDLEDYKSYMSRLHVNLRHPFEKKAKMTPRRVSFIGTTDTYEFLTGDANVRWICFDVMDIDWKYSSQVDIDLVWGQAYDLYLNKFNCEISKDEIASNEKSNNKYKVHTIEYEMIQKYYAIGAEDDYDVAMMSSEILNDLQIKTYLKFNDKKIGQALRSLGYQPVNRRNHVNTDGEVIADSRRVYLLKNLLTT, encoded by the coding sequence TTGCGTGTCATTGATGCGCTAGAGAAGTCGTATACTTTCCGAAAAAACATCGTTAAGAATACATTAGAGTACTCAGCTAAAGAGCAATTACAATTCCAAGAGGTAAATGAGCATGACCTCGTTATAGATTTACATCATAAAGGTATCTCAGCATCGGCAAATGACGTAATTACATTCCTTTTATCTTCACGAATACAAAGCTATGACCCTCTGCTGGCATATTTTCTTAAATGCCATGAAAAATACAAACAGCGGAAAGTTGATGGGAATTATATTCAAGATTTCTTGGATTACATTATTACAGAAGATCGCTACAGGTTTATTGTTCAGGTGACTAAGTGGTTTGTCCGCACGGTGAAATGCGCCATTGATAATCGCTATTTTAACAAGCAAGCAATCGTATTAGTTTCGTCTGGGGTTCAAAACCTAGGTAAATCTACATTGACCAGATTCTTATTACCTGATGAGTTGGCCAGCTATTACATTGAAAATCCTAAACTCACCAAAGATGGTGAGATTGCGATGTCCTCCAACTTCTTATGTCTACTCGATGATTTGGGTAATATGCAAAAATCAGATCTTGAAGATTACAAATCCTATATGTCTAGATTACATGTTAATCTTCGTCATCCTTTTGAGAAAAAGGCTAAAATGACACCACGCAGAGTCTCGTTTATTGGCACTACTGATACCTACGAGTTTCTGACTGGGGATGCCAATGTGCGTTGGATTTGTTTTGACGTGATGGATATCGATTGGAAATATTCATCTCAAGTAGATATTGATCTTGTATGGGGACAAGCTTATGATCTGTATTTGAATAAATTTAATTGCGAGATCTCTAAGGATGAAATAGCATCTAATGAGAAATCCAATAACAAGTACAAGGTTCATACTATCGAATATGAAATGATTCAAAAATACTACGCTATTGGTGCCGAAGATGACTACGATGTGGCTATGATGTCGTCAGAAATCCTTAACGATCTCCAAATAAAGACTTATTTGAAGTTTAACGATAAAAAAATTGGACAGGCATTGCGATCATTAGGTTATCAACCTGTTAACCGTAGAAATCATGTCAATACAGATGGAGAAGTGATTGCTGATTCACGCAGAGTCTATTTATTAAAGAATCTACTGACTACATGA
- a CDS encoding AlpA family transcriptional regulator, with the protein MEKNELILEKLDRLEKYLIGFKDILNVEDLAFYTGYKAAYIYKLVHESKIPYSKSEAGGAKLFFSRKAIDAWLMGSHHKSTTEIQRQAFTHNSKLISKKKG; encoded by the coding sequence ATGGAGAAAAATGAATTAATCTTAGAAAAATTAGATCGATTAGAAAAGTATCTAATCGGATTTAAAGACATTTTAAATGTCGAAGACCTTGCTTTTTATACAGGTTATAAGGCTGCATACATTTACAAACTTGTGCACGAATCCAAAATTCCTTATTCCAAATCGGAAGCGGGAGGTGCTAAATTGTTCTTTAGTAGGAAAGCTATTGACGCATGGTTGATGGGAAGTCACCATAAATCTACTACTGAAATACAACGACAAGCTTTTACTCATAACTCAAAACTGATTTCAAAAAAGAAGGGATAG
- a CDS encoding relaxase/mobilization nuclease domain-containing protein, translating to MIAKQKIHGFVAAFDYNHQKMDLKSPRDRAELLDHNFFKYDRQSIMQEISFLQQLRPKLTRDAYHVSLNFASTDKLSNEQLSEIGREYLTGMGFNDNAYAIWQHFDADHLHIHVLASRIKYDGSVVSDSNNYQRSENLCRKLEQKYGLQAVKSSKEAIDRAPSKDELEMIQRTGKLSDRMLMQERVKGALSKADSVRDFINGCKEDGVYLIFNQSESTGRVSGITYISSEGFIAKGQKLGNQYKWSNLLKQLNYEQSRDRQTIGETNNRTRARFKDLLEKSSRGAENQDRKSIRTPNNGNEKPSHIRSKDEYDVQNGYKGRSYSNSERAGRNEETEQEFEEAVSNQLSTGTSTVISSLSGLLSSFGGDEIDEDEKRRRRKLRR from the coding sequence ATGATTGCTAAGCAGAAAATACACGGTTTTGTTGCCGCATTTGATTACAATCATCAAAAGATGGATCTCAAAAGTCCGAGGGATCGTGCGGAATTGTTAGATCATAATTTTTTCAAATATGATCGACAAAGTATTATGCAAGAAATAAGCTTTTTACAACAATTACGACCAAAGCTGACAAGAGATGCGTATCACGTGTCACTAAATTTTGCATCAACAGATAAATTAAGTAACGAACAGTTGTCTGAAATTGGTAGGGAATATTTAACAGGCATGGGGTTTAATGATAATGCTTATGCTATCTGGCAACATTTCGATGCTGATCATTTACACATTCATGTTTTGGCCTCGAGAATCAAGTATGATGGTTCAGTAGTTTCAGATTCAAATAATTATCAGAGAAGTGAGAACCTTTGTCGCAAACTCGAACAAAAGTATGGCTTACAAGCTGTGAAATCGTCAAAAGAAGCAATAGACCGAGCCCCCAGTAAAGATGAATTAGAGATGATTCAACGTACTGGAAAGCTTTCTGATCGAATGCTTATGCAGGAACGAGTTAAAGGTGCTCTTTCGAAAGCAGATAGTGTTAGGGACTTTATAAACGGATGCAAAGAGGATGGAGTCTATCTCATCTTTAATCAATCAGAAAGTACTGGACGAGTTTCAGGAATCACTTACATTTCAAGTGAAGGGTTTATCGCAAAGGGGCAAAAATTAGGTAATCAATATAAATGGTCAAATTTATTAAAACAACTCAATTATGAACAAAGCCGAGACCGTCAGACAATTGGCGAGACAAACAATCGAACAAGAGCAAGATTTAAAGATTTACTTGAAAAATCAAGTCGAGGAGCTGAAAATCAGGATCGAAAAAGTATCCGAACTCCAAATAACGGTAACGAAAAACCAAGCCATATTAGATCAAAAGATGAATACGATGTCCAAAATGGATACAAAGGTAGATCATACTCCAATTCTGAACGAGCTGGCCGAAATGAAGAAACAGAACAAGAGTTTGAAGAAGCAGTTTCTAATCAATTATCTACTGGTACAAGTACCGTTATTAGCAGTCTTAGTGGCTTACTTAGTAGTTTTGGCGGTGACGAGATAGATGAAGATGAAAAGCGAAGAAGAAGAAAACTCAGGCGTTAA
- a CDS encoding fimbrillin family protein, with protein sequence MKIMKLKTNNILTFIAIACLSVLAACQKSKDEPAANANASVMINLSVGDPTEEKVTFAGNRSTQKAVQNIQRSNVYLDGGMTLEVAVTEQGTTISSSNSGISVKGSPKASGSSILRALAYGTMYRVAVYDASGNYVSSQDYQYGITPPSTSIAVQAGATYTFIVYSINSTESIPDIEGRENLSTAKLSNISADLMFFKRTMEIQLGMNNLDAVLQHQFSQITTSFEMDNTMTGVIESISNAAFNPTKVSGSINFDDGTLEFPSEDASANIAYPTSAFGGRTITSDPTFIISPTTVSSNLTIASMVIDSETKTNISILNIKITPGHRYNMNIKIRSCLEEVTSAPLNWNYPETSWRLGGRTLYGIYKTDENKYYESGETIVNTFTAPEANYGFQFDITELDNAFNMKVNGTFIYGTTSTNQIQFEEFGTAEGQAVNIEFQDGSQYGDQVDMIYMLKGTSVNPIIRIVISKTGEVQLFGSKVNNGPLFPLRLKGNRTFNKVTWNSTGSNTVDVSQTVAGKTVIIGRGYGRRTVRCK encoded by the coding sequence ATGAAAATTATGAAACTCAAAACGAACAACATATTAACATTTATTGCGATAGCCTGCCTTTCTGTGCTTGCTGCCTGCCAAAAATCGAAAGATGAGCCCGCGGCGAATGCAAATGCATCCGTGATGATTAATTTATCGGTTGGCGACCCTACGGAAGAGAAAGTAACTTTTGCAGGAAATCGTTCAACTCAAAAAGCTGTTCAGAACATTCAACGATCAAATGTTTATTTGGACGGTGGGATGACGCTTGAGGTTGCAGTTACCGAACAAGGTACAACGATTAGCTCTAGCAATTCCGGTATTAGCGTTAAAGGTTCGCCGAAGGCGTCCGGCAGTAGTATTTTAAGAGCGTTGGCTTATGGTACAATGTATCGTGTAGCGGTGTATGATGCATCCGGTAATTATGTCAGCAGCCAGGATTATCAATATGGTATTACGCCACCTAGCACCTCCATCGCTGTCCAGGCAGGAGCAACTTATACATTTATTGTTTATTCAATCAATAGCACGGAATCCATTCCGGATATAGAAGGAAGAGAGAATTTAAGCACGGCAAAATTGAGTAACATTAGTGCGGATCTCATGTTTTTCAAAAGAACGATGGAAATACAGTTAGGAATGAATAATCTTGATGCTGTTCTTCAACATCAGTTTAGTCAAATCACGACCAGTTTCGAAATGGACAACACGATGACTGGTGTAATCGAATCAATTAGCAATGCGGCCTTTAATCCAACAAAAGTATCAGGTTCGATAAACTTCGATGATGGAACACTGGAGTTTCCTTCTGAAGATGCGTCAGCAAATATTGCCTATCCAACGTCGGCATTTGGAGGTCGAACAATTACGAGCGACCCAACATTTATTATTAGTCCAACAACGGTTTCATCTAATCTAACAATCGCCTCCATGGTTATTGATTCGGAAACAAAAACCAATATCAGTATTCTAAATATTAAAATAACTCCGGGACATCGCTATAACATGAATATCAAGATCCGTTCATGTCTAGAAGAAGTGACGTCGGCACCGTTGAACTGGAATTATCCGGAAACGAGTTGGCGATTGGGCGGACGAACATTGTATGGAATATATAAAACAGATGAAAATAAGTACTATGAAAGTGGAGAGACGATCGTGAATACCTTTACGGCTCCGGAAGCGAATTATGGATTCCAGTTTGACATCACAGAGCTAGACAATGCTTTCAATATGAAAGTAAACGGTACATTCATATACGGCACAACATCCACAAATCAAATACAATTCGAAGAATTCGGGACAGCTGAAGGACAGGCGGTTAATATCGAGTTTCAAGATGGTTCTCAATACGGCGATCAAGTCGACATGATTTACATGTTAAAAGGAACGAGTGTTAATCCGATCATTAGAATCGTAATCAGCAAAACCGGCGAAGTCCAATTGTTCGGTAGCAAAGTAAATAACGGACCACTATTCCCTTTACGATTAAAAGGAAATAGAACTTTTAATAAAGTAACTTGGAACAGCACGGGAAGCAATACGGTGGATGTTTCACAAACGGTTGCAGGAAAAACAGTTATTATCGGTCGAGGCTATGGACGTAGAACGGTGCGCTGTAAATAA
- a CDS encoding Fic family protein produces the protein MAIYIHVRHNWTDFQWEDEKILNLLSEVRHLQGKLIGKVELLGFELKDEANLETLIQDIVQSSEIEGEVLNPEQVRSSIATRLGLDNSGLVNSDRHIDGVVEMMLDATQNTDKTISKERLFGWHGALFPIGRSGLYKIDVAQWRSGDMQVVSGGMGKEVVHFEAPKAERLEEEMERFIGWFNTYFLIDPVLKAAVVHLWFVTIHPFDDGNGRIARALTDMQLSKADGINQRFYSMSSQIKHERKEYYSILEKTQKGDSDITDWVVWFLNCLKEAIIASNRIIDKVVRKHQFWMHNNVNISNDRQRLILNKLMDNFEGNLTSSKWAKMTKVSADTALRDITDLVNKGILIKADSGGRSTNYELNW, from the coding sequence ATGGCAATCTATATACACGTACGACATAATTGGACAGATTTTCAATGGGAAGATGAGAAGATACTTAATCTATTAAGTGAAGTTCGGCATCTACAAGGAAAGCTTATTGGAAAAGTAGAGTTGCTAGGATTTGAGTTAAAAGACGAAGCAAATTTGGAAACACTTATCCAAGATATTGTTCAATCATCAGAAATAGAGGGCGAGGTTTTAAATCCAGAACAAGTCCGCTCATCGATAGCAACTCGATTAGGGTTGGACAATTCAGGTCTTGTAAATTCTGATCGTCACATCGATGGTGTAGTAGAAATGATGCTAGACGCTACACAGAATACAGACAAGACTATAAGTAAAGAAAGATTATTTGGTTGGCATGGTGCTTTATTTCCAATCGGTAGAAGTGGCTTGTACAAGATTGATGTAGCACAATGGAGAAGTGGTGATATGCAGGTTGTATCTGGAGGAATGGGAAAAGAAGTAGTACACTTTGAAGCACCTAAAGCTGAACGGCTCGAAGAAGAAATGGAGAGATTCATCGGTTGGTTTAATACGTATTTTCTTATCGATCCAGTCTTAAAAGCTGCTGTTGTACATTTATGGTTTGTAACTATACATCCATTTGATGATGGAAACGGACGTATTGCTCGTGCGTTAACAGATATGCAATTGTCGAAAGCAGATGGAATCAATCAACGTTTCTATAGTATGTCTTCGCAAATTAAACATGAACGCAAGGAATATTATTCGATTCTAGAGAAAACGCAAAAAGGAGATTCGGATATTACCGATTGGGTGGTTTGGTTTTTAAACTGCCTCAAAGAAGCTATTATTGCTTCGAATAGGATAATAGATAAAGTTGTTAGAAAACATCAATTTTGGATGCATAATAATGTTAATATTAGTAATGATAGGCAACGATTAATACTGAATAAATTAATGGATAATTTTGAAGGAAATCTGACTTCGTCAAAGTGGGCAAAGATGACAAAAGTATCCGCAGATACTGCATTACGAGACATTACAGATTTAGTGAATAAAGGTATTCTAATAAAGGCAGATTCGGGTGGCAGAAGCACCAATTATGAGTTAAATTGGTAG
- a CDS encoding HXXEE domain-containing protein, producing the protein MELDLLFIVWLFPIVFMLHEFEEIIFFKDWIIKNKTFLTEKYPKFSKRFFSQFDGLSTSAFTVAVAEEFVLLSVITIVSVLFETYLLWLGVFMGLFLHLFTHLIQFILLKRYIPAIYTTFISLIYCVFSLNYFIKNNLFQIKEILLWSVIGVTIVAVNLVFAHKLAFWFDRGNRHMN; encoded by the coding sequence ATGGAATTAGATTTATTGTTTATAGTCTGGCTGTTTCCTATCGTTTTCATGCTTCATGAATTTGAGGAGATAATATTTTTTAAAGATTGGATTATTAAGAACAAAACATTTTTAACTGAGAAATATCCTAAATTTTCGAAGCGATTTTTTTCACAATTCGACGGGTTATCAACTTCTGCTTTTACCGTTGCTGTTGCAGAAGAATTTGTATTGTTGAGTGTGATCACAATAGTATCTGTACTTTTTGAGACATATTTATTGTGGCTAGGAGTTTTTATGGGGCTCTTCCTTCATTTATTCACCCATCTAATACAATTCATCCTGTTGAAAAGATACATTCCAGCTATTTATACCACATTTATTTCTCTGATATACTGCGTTTTTTCTTTGAACTACTTCATTAAGAACAATTTATTTCAAATAAAAGAAATATTATTATGGAGTGTTATTGGTGTTACAATCGTAGCTGTGAATCTTGTTTTTGCACATAAACTAGCCTTTTGGTTTGATAGGGGAAATAGGCATATGAACTAG
- a CDS encoding P63C domain-containing protein encodes MAKKIYNNHIGNKKGLDTPKTDLDKDALQQFLFDSTEAIIQEKTTDESLDRENEKILLTSGKIIDLSEIRKNLDSYFIAEASVYEKRFPQLFYDEIYRLNKWPIPKNKTIRKYIVGRFTNEIIYMRFTSDGLFKLQYLNPYAKMFMRTYKHFQFLSDEGKILLDQFIYEAIECMNECSTWYEFRLKYGQKYNLNVQMRLFEDDKNLYNMRS; translated from the coding sequence ATGGCAAAGAAAATTTACAACAACCATATTGGAAATAAAAAGGGGCTAGATACACCGAAAACAGATCTGGATAAAGATGCATTGCAACAGTTTTTATTTGACTCAACTGAGGCAATAATTCAAGAAAAAACTACTGATGAAAGTCTTGATCGGGAAAATGAAAAAATACTTCTTACGAGCGGTAAAATAATAGATTTATCTGAGATAAGAAAAAATCTTGATTCATATTTTATTGCCGAGGCTTCCGTGTACGAAAAGCGATTTCCACAACTTTTTTATGATGAAATTTATAGATTGAATAAATGGCCAATTCCTAAAAATAAGACAATAAGAAAATATATAGTTGGAAGATTTACCAATGAAATAATTTATATGCGGTTTACAAGCGATGGGCTGTTTAAACTTCAATATCTGAATCCATATGCAAAAATGTTTATGAGAACATATAAACATTTTCAATTTTTAAGTGATGAGGGAAAGATATTATTAGACCAGTTCATTTATGAAGCAATAGAATGTATGAATGAGTGTTCAACTTGGTATGAGTTCAGATTGAAGTATGGACAGAAATACAACTTGAATGTTCAGATGAGATTATTTGAGGATGATAAAAATTTGTATAACATGAGAAGTTAG
- a CDS encoding helix-turn-helix transcriptional regulator: protein MENFNVDDLLGKIMSEMGNQTSESLSSIFEQRLIELNINQTSAAEIMGIQHRGLVGILNGTLKRIDFSTLDKLSAFLQLPQKDVLDLFMNTFRDQYSSNATQEEIDFIKRNFDLATLKKVGFIEDITDYNEIKISLCRLFHLKNILDYKPSDKIPAFSAGKIKKKNSFSQSTWLTKAEGLLKELNNPYHYDRNKLIEIFPKIRWYSTDVSLGLKNVISLLYKCGISIVFMPSFPNLHVRGATIPCEGKPAVILTDYKGFYATLWFALIHELYHVLFDWDEISQGNYHLSIDNSDDAVLAQKEGEADNFARKYLFSKEKSSLVKRHLNNHLEVVKFAKFNDVHPSMIYLFEAYDTGNKPGNWIKAQKYNVNVLESLGDLNSNWSDIDSINQYVSRNKNIYN, encoded by the coding sequence ATGGAAAATTTTAACGTAGATGATTTGTTAGGAAAGATAATGTCCGAGATGGGGAATCAAACTTCTGAATCATTATCTTCCATTTTTGAACAAAGGTTGATTGAACTAAATATTAATCAAACTTCCGCAGCTGAAATTATGGGAATTCAACACCGTGGTTTGGTAGGAATTTTAAATGGCACGTTAAAGCGAATTGATTTCTCAACACTTGATAAATTATCTGCTTTTTTACAATTGCCTCAAAAGGACGTATTAGATCTTTTTATGAATACATTTAGAGACCAATACTCTTCCAACGCTACACAAGAAGAAATAGATTTCATAAAAAGAAATTTTGATTTAGCGACATTGAAAAAAGTTGGTTTTATTGAAGATATAACTGATTATAATGAAATTAAAATTAGTTTATGCCGATTATTTCACTTGAAGAATATATTAGACTATAAGCCTTCTGATAAAATTCCTGCTTTTAGTGCTGGAAAAATAAAAAAGAAAAATAGTTTTAGTCAGAGTACTTGGTTAACTAAAGCTGAGGGGTTACTTAAGGAATTAAACAATCCATATCATTATGATAGGAATAAACTTATTGAGATTTTTCCTAAAATCAGATGGTACTCAACAGATGTAAGTTTAGGATTAAAAAATGTTATTTCCTTGTTATATAAATGCGGTATTAGCATTGTGTTTATGCCATCTTTTCCCAATTTACATGTTAGGGGAGCGACAATACCATGCGAAGGAAAGCCAGCTGTTATATTAACCGATTATAAGGGGTTTTATGCAACATTATGGTTTGCTTTAATTCATGAATTGTATCATGTATTATTTGATTGGGATGAAATTTCTCAAGGTAATTATCATTTAAGTATTGATAATTCGGATGATGCTGTCCTAGCACAAAAGGAGGGCGAAGCAGATAATTTTGCGAGAAAATATCTTTTTTCTAAGGAGAAGTCCTCATTAGTTAAAAGGCATTTAAATAATCATTTAGAGGTAGTTAAATTTGCAAAATTTAATGACGTACACCCTAGTATGATCTATTTATTCGAAGCTTATGATACAGGGAATAAGCCAGGTAATTGGATAAAAGCCCAAAAATATAATGTTAATGTTTTGGAAAGTTTAGGGGATTTAAATTCGAATTGGAGTGATATTGATAGTATAAACCAATATGTAAGCAGAAATAAGAATATTTACAATTAA
- a CDS encoding cold-shock protein: protein MQEGKVKFFNNTKGFGFITPNDGSADIFVHTTGLRDNIRENDTVTFDVEKTPKGLSATNVRIA, encoded by the coding sequence ATGCAAGAAGGAAAAGTAAAATTCTTTAACAACACCAAAGGATTCGGATTTATTACACCTAATGATGGTAGTGCAGATATCTTTGTACACACAACAGGACTTAGAGACAATATCAGAGAAAATGATACTGTAACTTTCGACGTAGAAAAAACTCCGAAAGGATTAAGCGCTACAAACGTGCGTATCGCATAA
- a CDS encoding site-specific integrase gives MKITLKEKKLKSGMISLYIEFYKGTALGENGKRTHIRDFEYLKLYQFENPKSASEKKNNKENFELAESILAIRKADYVQGKYGLKNNIKAKRPFLDYFKEQANAHINSDKNYGVWTSVQSHLVKIISPNLIFDEVTEDFCKMVRSYFEREARTKSNLPLSTNSKYTYFNKFKACLKSAFNDGYLTVNIAQKLKSFEQGESQREYLTFEELQKLIVTDCKYPVLKNAFLFSCLSGLRWSDCNKLIWSEVRDEGNGVYRINFRQQKTDGVEYLYVSKQTIDLLGERGKPKERVFKGLKYGMTYNNELAKWVLNSGIMRHITFHSGRHTNAVLLLENGADLYTVQKRLGHKVIKTTAIYAKIADAKMRESAYIIPELNF, from the coding sequence ATGAAAATAACACTAAAGGAGAAGAAGCTAAAGAGCGGTATGATTAGTCTTTATATTGAATTTTATAAAGGCACAGCTTTGGGAGAAAATGGTAAACGGACACATATTAGAGATTTTGAGTACCTCAAGCTTTATCAATTTGAAAATCCAAAGTCTGCCAGTGAAAAGAAAAATAACAAAGAGAACTTTGAACTTGCTGAAAGTATCTTGGCTATCCGGAAGGCAGATTATGTTCAAGGAAAATATGGGCTTAAAAATAATATTAAGGCAAAAAGACCCTTCCTAGATTATTTTAAAGAGCAGGCCAATGCTCACATTAATTCGGATAAGAATTATGGCGTATGGACATCGGTACAGTCTCACTTGGTCAAGATCATAAGTCCTAATCTAATTTTTGATGAGGTAACAGAAGATTTTTGCAAAATGGTGCGAAGCTATTTTGAACGTGAAGCTCGAACCAAAAGTAATCTACCTCTTTCTACAAATTCAAAATATACTTACTTCAATAAATTTAAAGCTTGCTTGAAAAGCGCCTTTAATGACGGCTACCTAACAGTAAATATTGCCCAAAAACTAAAGAGCTTTGAGCAAGGGGAATCCCAAAGAGAATATTTAACCTTTGAAGAACTCCAAAAGCTAATAGTTACTGACTGCAAATATCCTGTTCTAAAGAACGCATTTCTGTTTTCATGCCTTTCTGGTCTGAGGTGGTCCGATTGCAATAAGTTAATCTGGTCTGAGGTACGTGATGAAGGGAATGGTGTTTATCGTATAAATTTTAGACAACAGAAAACCGATGGTGTTGAATACCTCTATGTATCGAAACAGACAATAGATCTTCTAGGAGAACGAGGCAAACCTAAAGAGCGAGTTTTTAAAGGGCTGAAGTATGGTATGACTTATAATAATGAATTAGCCAAATGGGTGCTAAATTCGGGTATTATGCGTCATATAACATTCCATTCAGGACGTCACACTAATGCGGTATTGTTGTTAGAGAATGGAGCGGATTTATACACCGTTCAAAAGCGCTTAGGTCACAAGGTGATAAAAACAACCGCTATCTACGCCAAGATCGCGGATGCAAAGATGCGTGAATCTGCCTACATTATTCCAGAACTTAATTTTTAA
- a CDS encoding toprim domain-containing protein codes for MKRKMNTSDINKLSIIDFLSSIGYFPERKHNGYWLYKSFINPQQQTGSLKISSNNLWVDYSDNNRGGTLIDLILLIYPGLSVSDIVRNFNQGVFSFHQLTTASNNCEERASDPFTILKEDIIINHESLCQYLVAERGIDIKIAMRYLKAYQYSANGKIYWNLGIRNHLGGYNLFSKGFKCATQQGVTLFTNSNVQSRIYFEGILDFFSFLMIYPDQESRNDYCILNSVNNLKKTLEVHPLKQSSIAFFDRDNAGDRATSLLKAEALNQKSKFYDYRTTFQGKDLNDYLLGNY; via the coding sequence TTGAAAAGAAAAATGAATACAAGCGACATAAATAAACTATCAATTATAGATTTTTTGTCATCTATAGGATACTTTCCAGAGCGAAAACACAATGGATATTGGCTATATAAATCATTTATTAATCCACAGCAACAAACAGGAAGCCTTAAAATATCTTCAAATAATCTATGGGTAGATTATTCTGATAATAACCGTGGAGGTACATTGATTGATTTGATTTTGCTAATTTATCCAGGACTTAGCGTTTCGGATATTGTTAGAAATTTCAATCAAGGTGTTTTTTCTTTTCACCAGCTAACAACGGCTTCAAATAACTGCGAAGAGAGGGCTTCAGATCCTTTTACTATTTTGAAAGAAGACATAATTATTAATCACGAGTCGTTATGTCAATATCTAGTTGCAGAACGAGGTATTGATATAAAGATTGCTATGCGCTATTTAAAAGCCTATCAATATAGTGCTAATGGCAAAATATATTGGAATCTTGGAATAAGAAACCACCTTGGTGGATACAATCTGTTTTCGAAAGGTTTTAAGTGTGCAACACAACAAGGTGTTACTTTATTTACGAATTCTAATGTACAAAGCCGAATCTACTTTGAAGGCATTCTCGATTTCTTCAGCTTTTTAATGATTTATCCAGATCAGGAAAGCCGTAATGATTATTGCATACTGAACTCGGTTAACAATTTAAAAAAGACTTTGGAAGTACATCCATTGAAGCAATCGTCGATTGCATTTTTTGACCGTGATAACGCTGGAGATCGAGCGACTAGTTTACTAAAGGCAGAAGCTTTAAATCAAAAAAGTAAATTCTATGATTACAGGACGACTTTTCAAGGAAAAGATCTAAACGATTATTTACTGGGGAACTATTGA